One part of the Bacteroidia bacterium genome encodes these proteins:
- a CDS encoding tetratricopeptide repeat protein, which produces MRQLLIYIYLLLFSIQSPAQVFEDQYFRGEVKKGLDKVYNLEFEAGEQIFSRLKDKYEDHPGPYFLLALNRWWQSYISTTPAYHEYILKQLNTSLELNEAFEKRENHALEYTFFQYMGYAFKTRLHILQREWVKAANNGRKALKYLEQGFDFRTKAPEFYFSSGIYHYYAAVYPEDHSYVRPFMVFFPDGDEKLGLEELHKASDAQNFTQIEALFYLSDIYLEEKKSFEEALKLKARLSKKYPRNTWFAADYARSLIFSNQYSKASSILLKIEGNFEAQSGFDQNQVTSVKSRYTSLLMMRVYHYLGLCKMRQQLDYETASDYFEKSMKMAELAKVEADPHLPANMYHLGLCQEKLDFLAEAIIAYETALDLEENKDIREKVRARLKRLK; this is translated from the coding sequence ATGCGTCAGCTGCTTATTTATATATATCTCCTCCTTTTTTCGATTCAAAGTCCTGCTCAGGTCTTTGAGGATCAGTATTTTAGAGGAGAGGTCAAGAAAGGATTGGATAAAGTTTACAATCTGGAGTTTGAAGCCGGGGAGCAAATTTTCAGCAGACTTAAAGACAAATACGAGGATCACCCAGGTCCTTATTTCTTATTGGCACTCAATCGCTGGTGGCAGAGTTATATTTCGACTACTCCTGCTTATCATGAGTATATCCTCAAACAATTAAACACTTCCCTCGAACTCAATGAAGCTTTTGAGAAGAGAGAGAATCATGCCCTGGAATACACTTTTTTCCAATACATGGGCTATGCCTTTAAAACCCGATTACATATTCTTCAGCGAGAATGGGTGAAGGCAGCAAACAATGGAAGAAAAGCTTTGAAGTATCTGGAACAAGGCTTTGATTTCCGAACAAAGGCACCAGAATTTTACTTTAGCTCAGGAATCTATCATTATTATGCAGCAGTTTATCCCGAAGATCACAGCTACGTCCGTCCTTTCATGGTATTCTTTCCGGATGGGGATGAAAAGTTGGGATTGGAAGAATTGCATAAAGCTTCTGATGCGCAGAATTTTACACAGATAGAGGCCTTGTTTTACCTCAGTGATATTTATCTGGAGGAAAAGAAATCTTTTGAGGAAGCCTTGAAGCTCAAGGCTCGACTAAGCAAAAAATATCCCCGCAACACCTGGTTTGCAGCAGATTATGCAAGAAGTCTCATCTTTTCGAATCAATACTCGAAAGCATCAAGCATTTTATTGAAAATAGAAGGGAATTTTGAAGCCCAGTCAGGTTTCGACCAGAATCAGGTAACGAGTGTCAAGTCTCGATACACCTCTTTGCTGATGATGCGGGTATATCATTATCTCGGACTCTGTAAAATGCGCCAGCAACTCGACTATGAAACAGCTTCTGACTACTTTGAAAAAAGTATGAAAATGGCAGAGTTGGCGAAAGTAGAGGCTGATCCTCATCTTCCCGCCAATATGTACCATTTGGGACTCTGTCAGGAAAAACTGGACTTCTTAGCAGAAGCAATAATCGCTTACGAGACAGCTTTGGACCTGGAAGAGAACAAAGATATCCGCGAAAAAGTCCGCGCAAGACTTAAAAGATTGAAATAA
- a CDS encoding T9SS type A sorting domain-containing protein, with translation MLQAREPKQIRQLLILSLILYLFSSHVMGQNTKRILDPETTKGDRAFLYPDRLTKNDTWSPEFSYSLSDSLNPSQPITYLQGICWTGSEYWIGIWGGSYQGSIFRVDAQGRRIGGFSIIGVTGITGLTRAGDKVYVVNESDKIYEIHKDTRQRLSTITINGNARPTFLTFSPEIDNGNGGFFAGNFEINSPLYEISMQGELLKIIPPEIHQQRVMTGAAYDTVSAGGPYLWVFNQEEPGNPSEAVITQLDASNGQYTGIYKDVTEDYGDQFSAGGGLFISESVVNGKLILGGVLQSSPSDFLVGYELNFQVPRIDASINNVIINEGLTQVPSQHRPEFSFSGSLSNRGIDTLDQLQVKLEIKRENESAVLFSDQVNLDKLAYLSEANFELGPWNGTESGKFIIETQVLTGQQQDESLVNNSFVQELVIGDSIMALDDGRDAGVLGLGFGAENKTYFGQVFPAKEELFDYLTSITFKLRNPREGDQIQASVFDIDPETDRPIGVPVASTITYQITKMDEDSGVVLNLPLADGPYPIFPGKFFVAVKEGERPLSLVYSDNIYRVEERFVRTDTVIAGTPFNGDWVEIEEIYADPVKPALMIRPNFGPCVPTYMTGNISVSGDRGSGDGTATVEVEGAGGSYSYLWDDPSAQSGATATGLLKDQEYSVTITDTTGCTLTLKSDPIPNLVSIDNLPGAGIVSLKIHPNPAYEDLIVNFELDRPDQVEVNLLDLKGQYLFRDEKPGAFQYQRRIYIKDYAKGIYILEVKTSRGSFRERIMLR, from the coding sequence ATGCTTCAGGCCCGAGAACCGAAACAGATTCGGCAGCTCCTAATCCTTTCTCTCATACTTTACCTGTTTTCGTCTCATGTAATGGGACAGAATACCAAACGCATTCTTGACCCGGAAACTACTAAGGGCGACAGAGCCTTTCTTTATCCAGATCGTCTCACTAAAAATGATACCTGGTCGCCCGAATTTTCCTATAGCCTTTCCGATAGCCTCAATCCGTCTCAACCAATTACCTATCTCCAGGGAATTTGTTGGACGGGCTCGGAATATTGGATTGGTATATGGGGAGGGAGTTATCAGGGCAGCATTTTCCGGGTCGATGCTCAGGGAAGGCGTATTGGTGGATTTAGTATCATAGGGGTAACGGGGATTACAGGTCTTACTCGTGCAGGAGATAAGGTTTATGTAGTAAATGAGAGCGATAAGATATATGAAATCCATAAAGACACTCGACAGCGACTTTCAACTATCACTATCAATGGAAATGCCCGTCCGACTTTTCTCACCTTTTCACCGGAAATTGACAATGGAAACGGAGGCTTTTTTGCAGGAAATTTTGAAATAAATTCTCCTCTGTATGAGATTTCCATGCAGGGCGAATTATTAAAGATCATTCCACCGGAAATACATCAGCAGCGAGTGATGACCGGGGCTGCATATGATACAGTCAGTGCAGGTGGTCCTTATCTCTGGGTTTTTAATCAGGAAGAACCGGGCAATCCATCGGAAGCAGTCATAACGCAGCTGGATGCTTCTAATGGACAGTATACCGGAATCTATAAAGACGTAACGGAGGACTATGGGGATCAATTTAGTGCAGGTGGAGGACTATTTATCTCAGAAAGTGTAGTCAATGGGAAATTGATTCTGGGAGGAGTTTTACAAAGCAGCCCTTCAGATTTCCTAGTTGGTTATGAACTCAATTTTCAAGTTCCCCGAATCGATGCCTCCATAAATAATGTAATCATCAATGAAGGGCTTACGCAAGTTCCCAGTCAGCATAGACCGGAATTCAGTTTCTCGGGAAGCCTGAGCAATAGAGGGATAGATACCCTGGATCAATTGCAAGTCAAACTAGAAATAAAAAGAGAGAATGAATCTGCCGTTCTATTTAGTGATCAGGTCAATTTGGACAAGCTGGCCTATCTATCTGAGGCAAATTTTGAACTCGGACCCTGGAATGGGACAGAAAGCGGCAAATTCATCATTGAAACTCAGGTTCTGACCGGCCAACAGCAAGATGAGTCTTTGGTTAATAATAGCTTCGTTCAGGAATTGGTGATAGGAGATTCTATCATGGCTCTGGATGATGGGAGAGATGCAGGCGTTTTGGGCTTAGGTTTTGGGGCGGAAAATAAAACCTATTTTGGGCAGGTTTTTCCGGCTAAGGAAGAGCTTTTCGACTACCTGACTTCCATTACTTTTAAACTAAGAAATCCCAGAGAAGGCGACCAGATTCAGGCTAGTGTATTCGATATAGATCCGGAAACAGATAGACCGATAGGCGTTCCAGTAGCTAGCACAATCACTTATCAGATTACCAAAATGGATGAGGATAGTGGGGTAGTGTTAAACTTACCTTTGGCTGATGGTCCCTATCCTATTTTTCCGGGTAAATTCTTTGTAGCAGTAAAAGAAGGAGAAAGGCCTTTATCTCTGGTGTATAGTGACAATATTTACAGAGTAGAGGAAAGATTTGTGCGAACAGATACAGTCATAGCCGGAACTCCTTTCAATGGAGACTGGGTAGAAATAGAAGAAATATATGCAGATCCGGTAAAGCCTGCACTGATGATCCGGCCCAACTTTGGCCCTTGTGTACCAACTTATATGACAGGAAACATAAGTGTAAGCGGAGATAGAGGTTCGGGAGATGGAACAGCTACGGTCGAAGTAGAAGGTGCAGGTGGTTCTTATAGCTATCTCTGGGATGATCCTTCTGCTCAGAGCGGAGCTACTGCAACAGGCCTTCTTAAAGATCAGGAGTATTCCGTTACCATCACAGATACTACAGGTTGTACCTTAACACTCAAGAGTGATCCCATCCCCAATTTGGTCAGCATAGACAATCTACCTGGAGCGGGTATTGTAAGTTTGAAAATTCACCCGAATCCGGCCTATGAGGATTTGATAGTAAACTTTGAATTAGATCGTCCGGATCAAGTGGAAGTAAATTTGCTTGATTTAAAAGGGCAGTATTTATTCAGGGATGAGAAGCCAGGGGCTTTCCAGTATCAAAGGAGGATTTACATAAAAGATTATGCGAAGGGGATTTATATTCTGGAAGTGAAGACTAGTAGGGGGAGTTTTAGGGAAAGGATTATGTTGAGGTAA
- a CDS encoding YbjQ family protein, whose translation MILTNIESVPGREISESLGVARGSTVRARNVGRDIFAGLKNLVGGEINEYTKLQAQAREEAIGRMIADAERLGADAVVNVRFNTAMIMAGTAEILAYGTAVKLR comes from the coding sequence ATGATACTTACAAACATCGAATCTGTCCCCGGAAGAGAAATCAGCGAGTCTTTGGGCGTTGCGCGCGGTAGTACGGTTAGAGCCCGAAATGTCGGTAGAGATATATTTGCCGGATTAAAGAATCTCGTCGGAGGAGAGATCAATGAATACACCAAACTACAAGCTCAGGCACGTGAAGAAGCTATTGGGCGTATGATTGCTGATGCAGAAAGGCTAGGTGCCGATGCAGTGGTAAATGTACGTTTCAATACAGCTATGATTATGGCGGGAACCGCTGAGATTCTGGCTTATGGAACGGCAGTGAAACTTAGGTAG
- a CDS encoding nucleoid-associated protein, translating to MFDLTQARLTTLAIHKVGNKVRNEGVIASKELFELDEEMQLTLQDYFLTPFKAEEFFKFTHDSDLSLNPMNRYVKELFTQNKEKFLELSYPILQHLYEISVHPHIKGGELYVAHFRECEVDGQPLEAIGIFKSEYKELYLKFEEEEEQLKMHAEQGVPVKKLDKGVLIFKTYENDGFSLMMVDKSTEDTHYWMDDFLQVSRIQDNSYQTSTFLNVTKDFCDEILASDQDRKDQLVFLNRSMNYFSKNDELDVEEFKQTTMELPQHKEAFDHYLQNIEEQTGFAPASEGFPISKYAVRQMKKEFKSIIKLDNKIEIKLNPRNTAESAEFMERGYDEQRGMYFYKIYFNEEED from the coding sequence ATGTTTGACCTGACACAAGCCAGACTTACTACACTAGCCATACACAAAGTTGGAAACAAGGTTCGCAATGAAGGAGTCATAGCCTCAAAGGAACTTTTTGAACTCGATGAGGAGATGCAATTGACCTTGCAGGATTATTTTCTGACTCCTTTCAAAGCTGAGGAATTTTTCAAATTCACCCACGATTCAGATCTTTCTCTCAACCCTATGAATCGCTATGTGAAGGAACTTTTCACCCAAAACAAAGAGAAGTTTCTGGAATTGAGCTATCCTATCCTCCAGCATTTGTATGAGATTTCCGTTCATCCCCATATCAAGGGGGGAGAATTGTATGTAGCGCATTTTAGAGAATGTGAGGTTGATGGTCAACCCCTTGAAGCTATTGGGATCTTCAAATCTGAATACAAAGAGCTCTATCTGAAATTTGAAGAAGAGGAAGAGCAATTAAAGATGCATGCCGAGCAAGGAGTTCCTGTCAAAAAACTGGATAAAGGGGTGCTGATTTTTAAAACCTATGAGAATGATGGCTTTAGTTTGATGATGGTGGATAAAAGTACAGAGGATACACATTACTGGATGGATGATTTCCTTCAGGTTTCCCGTATCCAGGACAATAGCTATCAAACTTCCACTTTTTTGAATGTCACCAAGGATTTTTGCGATGAAATCCTGGCTTCGGATCAGGACCGTAAAGATCAATTGGTCTTCCTCAATCGCTCCATGAATTATTTCTCCAAAAATGATGAGCTGGATGTAGAGGAATTCAAACAGACCACCATGGAACTTCCGCAGCATAAGGAAGCTTTCGACCACTACCTCCAGAATATCGAAGAACAAACCGGCTTTGCCCCTGCTTCAGAAGGATTCCCCATCTCAAAATATGCCGTGCGGCAGATGAAGAAAGAATTTAAAAGCATCATCAAGCTGGATAATAAAATAGAGATCAAGCTCAATCCCCGCAATACCGCCGAATCTGCAGAATTTATGGAAAGAGGCTATGACGAGCAAAGGGGCATGTATTTCTACAAGATCTATTTCAATGAGGAGGAAGACTAA
- a CDS encoding NAD(P)H-hydrate dehydratase: MLLANSEQIREADRIQIEEHNYPGIILMEEAGRKCTEFLLSTYPENRAFVLLAGPGNNGGDVLVIARHLYLNGRTFKLILSHDPSRYIGDAKINFDILAEMPIEYELWEDKKKMQVSLKTLNNPILVDGLLGTGLSKPLGGKIAEMISFFRKKKLNTVAIDLPSGLSADSGKIINDPIPAEYTLTFQLPKVCQFVYPAAEYCGKTEVFDIGLWPSVIEKLGIKRYLLEEEWLKVHYQKRAENSHKGSFGHVLLVGGSKAYAGAIALAGFAALKAGAGLVTVFAPESCRHACNQLAPELIFRASSREDTLVEEDASSLEDILKGKDALVIGPGMGQKEETAAFFKELLPKLRCPYILDADGLNLLTRFPKLFKCFSEDSVLTPHPGEMKRLLEMSGKEVSRKMLDERLEIAEGFVKLFGCNLVLKGAGTIIGCPDGHSFVNTNGNPGMATAGSGDILSGIIGALLSQSYEGRYAACMGVFLHGKAGDKAAEKLGQEGMLASDIARNLDFFT, from the coding sequence ATGTTGTTAGCAAATTCAGAGCAAATCCGGGAAGCCGACCGGATTCAAATTGAAGAACACAATTATCCCGGTATTATCCTCATGGAAGAAGCCGGTCGAAAATGCACCGAATTTCTCCTTTCCACCTATCCCGAAAACAGAGCCTTTGTGCTACTGGCAGGCCCGGGAAATAATGGCGGAGATGTCTTGGTAATCGCCCGTCATTTATACCTCAATGGCAGAACCTTCAAATTGATCCTGAGCCATGATCCTTCCCGATACATCGGTGATGCAAAAATCAATTTCGACATCCTCGCAGAAATGCCGATTGAGTATGAGCTTTGGGAGGACAAAAAGAAGATGCAAGTCAGCCTTAAGACATTGAATAATCCTATCCTGGTGGATGGTTTGTTGGGGACAGGGCTAAGTAAGCCGCTAGGTGGAAAAATTGCCGAGATGATTAGCTTTTTCCGCAAAAAAAAGCTGAATACGGTAGCCATTGATCTGCCTAGCGGTCTTAGTGCAGACTCAGGAAAAATTATCAATGACCCAATCCCGGCTGAATATACCTTGACTTTCCAATTGCCCAAAGTTTGTCAATTCGTTTATCCGGCAGCTGAGTATTGCGGAAAAACCGAAGTTTTTGATATCGGGCTTTGGCCTTCCGTTATTGAGAAGTTGGGAATCAAACGTTACTTATTGGAAGAGGAATGGCTGAAAGTTCATTACCAAAAAAGGGCAGAGAATTCTCATAAAGGAAGCTTTGGCCATGTATTATTGGTAGGGGGAAGTAAAGCATATGCTGGTGCTATTGCTTTGGCGGGATTTGCTGCTCTTAAAGCCGGAGCTGGGCTGGTTACAGTTTTTGCTCCGGAGTCTTGCAGACATGCATGCAACCAATTGGCCCCAGAGCTCATCTTTCGTGCAAGTTCTCGGGAGGATACACTTGTGGAGGAAGATGCGAGTTCTTTGGAAGATATACTCAAAGGGAAAGATGCCCTGGTCATTGGGCCGGGTATGGGTCAGAAAGAAGAGACTGCTGCTTTTTTTAAAGAATTACTTCCAAAACTTCGCTGTCCTTATATTCTGGATGCAGATGGATTAAATCTATTGACTCGCTTTCCCAAACTATTCAAATGCTTCTCAGAGGATTCTGTATTAACTCCTCATCCCGGAGAGATGAAGCGGCTACTGGAAATGAGTGGCAAAGAAGTAAGCAGGAAGATGCTTGATGAGCGATTGGAAATTGCGGAAGGATTTGTAAAACTATTTGGATGTAATCTGGTTCTTAAAGGCGCAGGCACCATTATTGGCTGTCCGGATGGGCATAGTTTTGTCAATACCAATGGAAATCCGGGTATGGCTACGGCGGGTTCTGGAGACATCTTATCCGGGATCATTGGTGCACTTTTGAGTCAAAGCTATGAAGGGAGATATGCGGCTTGTATGGGTGTGTTTTTGCATGGGAAAGCTGGAGATAAAGCTGCAGAGAAGCTAGGACAGGAAGGCATGCTTGCTAGTGATATCGCCCGAAATTTAGACTTTTTCACATAA